One part of the Ancylomarina subtilis genome encodes these proteins:
- the glyA gene encoding serine hydroxymethyltransferase yields MERDTLIFDLIGQEHNRQKEGIELIASENFVSEQVMQAMGSCLTNKYAEGYPGKRYYGGCQIVDQTEQLAIDRACELFGAEYANVQPHSGAQANAAVFYACMKPGDTFLGLDLAHGGHLSHGSPVNLSGNLYNPIPYHVSEETGMVDYDEVEKLALENNPKMIVAGASAYSRDWDFPRLREIADKVGAILMADIAHPAGLIAKGLLSNPVPHCHVCTTTTHKTLRGPRGGLIIVGKDFPNPFGAKTPKGETKMMSAVLDFAVFPGQQGGPLEHVIAAKAVAFGEALTDSYKEYAIQMQKNAKVMAEEFMKLGYKVISDGTDNHSMLVDLRSKFPEITGKKVENTLVKADITINKNMVPFDTRSPFSTSGIRVGTPAITTRGLKETEMPIIVQMIDEVISNIDNEEAIAAVKTRVNEMMTERPMFAW; encoded by the coding sequence ATGGAAAGAGATACTCTTATTTTTGACCTGATTGGACAAGAACACAATCGCCAGAAAGAAGGAATCGAATTGATCGCTTCAGAGAACTTCGTTAGTGAGCAAGTAATGCAGGCTATGGGTTCATGTTTAACCAACAAGTATGCTGAGGGATATCCTGGAAAGCGTTACTATGGTGGTTGTCAGATTGTAGATCAAACTGAGCAATTGGCAATTGATAGAGCTTGTGAATTATTTGGTGCAGAGTATGCTAACGTACAACCTCACTCAGGTGCTCAGGCGAATGCTGCAGTATTTTATGCATGTATGAAACCTGGTGATACTTTCTTGGGATTAGATTTGGCCCATGGTGGTCACCTTTCTCATGGTTCTCCTGTAAACCTTTCTGGTAACCTATATAATCCAATTCCTTACCATGTAAGCGAGGAAACTGGAATGGTTGATTATGATGAGGTAGAAAAATTAGCTTTGGAGAATAATCCAAAAATGATTGTTGCTGGTGCTTCGGCATATTCTCGTGATTGGGATTTTCCACGTTTACGTGAAATCGCTGACAAAGTAGGTGCTATTTTAATGGCTGATATTGCTCACCCAGCAGGTTTAATTGCTAAAGGTTTATTGAGCAACCCAGTTCCTCATTGTCACGTTTGTACAACAACAACTCATAAAACACTTCGTGGGCCACGTGGTGGTTTGATCATCGTAGGAAAAGATTTTCCAAATCCATTTGGTGCTAAAACGCCTAAAGGAGAAACGAAGATGATGTCTGCGGTTTTGGATTTTGCAGTATTCCCAGGACAGCAAGGTGGTCCTTTAGAGCACGTTATTGCTGCTAAAGCTGTTGCTTTTGGTGAGGCTTTAACTGATAGCTATAAAGAGTACGCTATTCAGATGCAGAAGAATGCTAAGGTAATGGCTGAAGAGTTCATGAAACTTGGTTATAAAGTTATTTCTGATGGAACAGATAATCACTCTATGTTGGTTGATTTACGTTCTAAATTCCCTGAAATTACAGGTAAAAAAGTTGAGAATACATTGGTAAAAGCTGATATCACTATCAACAAGAACATGGTTCCTTTTGATACGCGTTCTCCTTTCTCTACTTCAGGTATTCGTGTAGGTACTCCTGCAATCACAACTCGTGGTCTTAAGGAAACTGAAATGCCAATTATCGTTCAAATGATTGATGAGGTAATCTCTAATATCGATAATGAGGAAGCTATTGCAGCTGTTAAAACTCGCGTTAATGAAATGATGACTGAGCGTCCTATGTTTGCTTGGTAA
- a CDS encoding sulfite exporter TauE/SafE family protein encodes MEWYSYILVVLAGAFAGFINVLAGSGSILILALLIFLGLPATVANGTLRIAILMQNIVGVASFKQQKVFKYKEGIGLALPAIVGSILGAVFAVNINEKIMERTIGAILIVLFFIVLYKPDAWVKGQAGKMGKRPTLSQHIIFFFIGFYGGFIQAGVGFFLLAGLVLGAGFNLVKANAIKIFIVLLYTAFALGVFIYNDQVDYKIGLILGLGNMIGAWFGTKFAVSWGAKYVRYILMGVIIVASIKFLGVFDLFMMILK; translated from the coding sequence ATGGAATGGTACTCGTATATTTTAGTTGTATTAGCAGGCGCATTTGCTGGTTTTATCAATGTCTTAGCCGGGAGTGGCTCTATCTTAATTTTGGCTTTGCTGATTTTTCTAGGTTTGCCGGCTACAGTGGCTAATGGTACTTTGCGTATAGCTATTTTAATGCAAAACATTGTTGGTGTTGCTAGTTTTAAACAGCAAAAGGTTTTTAAATATAAGGAAGGAATTGGTTTAGCATTACCTGCTATCGTCGGTTCAATTCTTGGGGCTGTTTTTGCGGTGAATATTAACGAGAAAATAATGGAGAGGACGATTGGGGCTATTTTAATCGTTCTTTTTTTCATTGTCCTTTATAAACCAGATGCCTGGGTCAAAGGGCAGGCTGGTAAAATGGGCAAAAGACCGACTTTGAGTCAGCATATCATCTTCTTTTTCATTGGTTTTTATGGTGGTTTTATCCAGGCAGGCGTTGGTTTTTTTCTTCTGGCAGGTTTAGTTCTTGGAGCTGGATTTAATTTGGTGAAAGCCAATGCGATTAAAATATTTATAGTCCTACTCTATACTGCCTTTGCTTTAGGGGTATTTATTTATAACGATCAAGTCGATTACAAAATTGGATTAATTCTCGGATTGGGAAATATGATTGGAGCTTGGTTTGGAACCAAATTCGCTGTAAGTTGGGGAGCTAAATATGTACGTTATATTCTAATGGGAGTGATTATAGTTGCTTCAATCAAATTTTTAGGTGTATTCGATCTGTTTATGATGATTCTTAAATAG
- a CDS encoding TonB family protein yields MKDSGSKRVGFVGTLLFHAAIVALLFFLGFRTPLPLPEEEGILINFGNTDQGAGNKRPAPTQSRSAKKSNPKPVVKKKNVVKAVKKTASSPKEKILTQNTEDAPSLPSAEEIAKNKAKEEKAKKLKREREKAKQIETEKRRLAEQKRLQEEKAEQERLAKIERDRLAELARQEKIAKINNKTKNAFGSGTSNASSQGKTFPSGNQGKTNGSADSNNYTGSGLGNKGYSFDLKGRNSISIPKPKYDLQESGKVVVEVTVDRNGKVTSARPGVSGSTTANITLLEAAKKAALKAKFNSDSKAPAYQRGTITYHFQLD; encoded by the coding sequence ATGAAGGATTCCGGAAGTAAACGTGTCGGTTTTGTGGGAACTTTATTGTTTCACGCAGCAATTGTTGCACTCCTGTTTTTTCTGGGTTTCCGTACTCCCCTGCCTTTACCTGAAGAGGAAGGTATCCTTATTAATTTTGGTAATACCGATCAAGGAGCCGGAAACAAAAGACCTGCTCCAACACAATCGCGATCAGCAAAAAAATCAAATCCTAAGCCGGTTGTTAAAAAGAAAAACGTTGTAAAAGCAGTTAAAAAAACAGCCAGTTCGCCAAAAGAAAAAATCCTGACTCAGAACACCGAAGATGCGCCCAGCCTTCCATCTGCTGAAGAAATTGCAAAAAACAAAGCGAAGGAAGAAAAGGCAAAAAAACTAAAAAGAGAACGAGAAAAAGCAAAGCAAATCGAAACCGAAAAGAGACGTCTTGCTGAGCAAAAAAGACTTCAAGAAGAAAAAGCCGAGCAAGAAAGATTGGCTAAAATAGAACGTGATAGATTGGCCGAGTTGGCTCGTCAGGAAAAGATTGCCAAAATCAATAATAAAACAAAAAATGCTTTTGGTAGTGGCACATCAAATGCCAGTTCACAGGGAAAAACATTTCCTTCTGGCAATCAGGGCAAAACAAATGGATCTGCAGATTCAAACAATTACACAGGTAGCGGGCTTGGTAATAAGGGGTACTCTTTTGATCTAAAGGGACGAAATTCGATTTCCATACCCAAACCGAAATACGACCTTCAGGAAAGTGGAAAAGTTGTGGTAGAAGTAACAGTTGATCGAAATGGGAAAGTAACCAGTGCCCGACCAGGTGTTTCAGGTTCAACCACAGCCAATATCACACTACTAGAGGCAGCAAAAAAAGCCGCACTAAAAGCCAAATTCAATTCTGACAGTAAAGCTCCTGCCTATCAGCGTGGTACCATCACCTATCACTTTCAATTAGACTAG
- a CDS encoding ExbD/TolR family protein, translating into MALKSRNKVNANFSMSSMTDIVFLLLIFFMVTSTLIAPNALKLLLPKSSSQTAANPITSVSIDKHYNFYIETTPTPFSKLEGKLQRMLAKHEDPTISLHVDKSVPMEQVVKVMNIAKNNKYKLILATSAK; encoded by the coding sequence ATGGCATTAAAATCAAGAAATAAAGTCAACGCCAATTTCAGTATGTCATCTATGACTGATATTGTCTTTTTACTGTTGATCTTTTTTATGGTAACATCGACTTTAATTGCACCCAATGCATTAAAATTGTTATTGCCAAAAAGTAGCAGTCAAACGGCTGCCAATCCGATAACATCGGTATCGATAGATAAGCACTACAACTTTTATATCGAAACAACGCCTACACCATTCTCAAAACTTGAAGGGAAACTACAACGAATGCTGGCCAAACACGAAGATCCAACAATTTCGCTTCACGTGGACAAATCCGTCCCTATGGAACAGGTTGTAAAAGTGATGAACATAGCCAAAAACAATAAATACAAACTGATTTTAGCAACTTCAGCAAAATAA
- a CDS encoding MotA/TolQ/ExbB proton channel family protein codes for MNYLLMFASLQNIAQTEDIINETGTQSSEITLNFIDLAFKGGWIMIPIFALSIIAIWIFFERFHAIRKASKKDDNFMNRIKDYIHDGKIDSALSLCESHNTPVSRMISKGVKRIGRPLNDVNAAIENIGNLEVSMLEKNLPTLATVAGAAPMIGFLGTVMGMIQAFYAMANAGNNIDVSLLANGIYTAMVTTVAGLVVGIIAYFAYNILVAKVEKVVFTMEATTTEFMDLLNEPIK; via the coding sequence ATGAATTACCTTTTGATGTTTGCAAGTCTTCAGAACATAGCTCAAACTGAAGATATTATCAACGAAACTGGAACCCAATCAAGTGAAATAACACTTAATTTTATCGATTTAGCTTTCAAAGGTGGCTGGATCATGATTCCTATCTTTGCCTTATCAATTATTGCGATTTGGATTTTCTTTGAGCGTTTTCATGCCATTCGGAAAGCTTCAAAGAAGGATGATAACTTCATGAATCGAATTAAGGATTACATTCATGATGGTAAAATCGATTCTGCTCTATCGCTGTGTGAATCGCATAACACCCCGGTTTCAAGAATGATTTCAAAAGGGGTAAAACGCATTGGTCGACCGCTAAACGATGTGAATGCAGCTATTGAAAATATTGGAAACCTTGAAGTTTCAATGCTTGAGAAAAATTTACCAACCCTTGCAACTGTTGCTGGTGCGGCCCCTATGATTGGTTTCCTGGGTACTGTAATGGGAATGATTCAGGCCTTTTATGCCATGGCTAATGCTGGAAATAATATCGATGTTTCTCTTCTTGCAAATGGTATTTACACAGCTATGGTTACAACTGTTGCAGGACTTGTCGTGGGTATTATTGCCTACTTTGCCTACAACATTTTGGTTGCCAAAGTTGAAAAAGTTGTTTTCACAATGGAAGCGACTACAACTGAATTTATGGATCTTTTGAATGAACCTATCAAGTAA
- the nhaD gene encoding sodium:proton antiporter NhaD yields MFTLMVVVFVLGYIAIALEHPLKIDKAASALLIGVITWVIYVVGGVDILTSGVSRAWNEYVSINPSMDNTHGMLNFITHHEVLHHLSEISAILFFLLGAMTIVEIVDQHQGFKIITDKIKTTNKIKLLWVLSILTFFMSATLDNLTTTIVLVALIRKLIDDQKDRWFFASMVVLAANAGGAWSPIGDVTTIMLWIGGQVSTINIVTRVFLPSLATMIVPLVIVSFYMKGEITRPQVSNNGNDNYITQKESLFILCLGVSALLFVPVFKTVTHLPPYLGMLFGLGVMWVVTEIMHRHKGHESKSRLNVTGVLKKVDVPTVLFFLGILSAVSSMQSAGHLDILASWLDKNIHNIYVINLIIGALSSVVDNVPLVAAAMGMYPIEGIQAVGYASNFVQDGLFWEFLAYCAGTGGSMLIIGSAAGVAAMGMEKIDFIWYLKKISLLALIGYLAGAGVYIIQAMILH; encoded by the coding sequence ATGTTTACATTAATGGTCGTGGTTTTTGTTCTTGGCTATATTGCAATCGCTCTGGAACATCCATTAAAAATTGACAAAGCAGCTTCAGCTCTTTTAATTGGAGTTATAACCTGGGTAATTTATGTTGTCGGAGGTGTTGATATTCTAACATCAGGAGTGAGCCGGGCATGGAACGAATACGTTTCGATAAACCCAAGTATGGATAACACGCATGGTATGCTAAACTTCATTACCCACCATGAAGTTCTTCACCACTTATCCGAAATTTCTGCCATTCTTTTCTTCCTTTTGGGAGCTATGACCATTGTTGAAATTGTAGATCAACATCAAGGTTTTAAGATTATCACTGATAAGATTAAAACAACAAATAAAATTAAACTTCTTTGGGTATTAAGTATCCTAACATTCTTCATGTCAGCAACTCTGGATAATTTAACAACAACAATTGTTCTGGTTGCCTTAATTAGAAAATTAATTGATGATCAAAAAGACCGATGGTTCTTTGCATCGATGGTTGTACTAGCTGCAAATGCAGGTGGAGCTTGGTCTCCAATTGGTGACGTTACAACTATTATGCTGTGGATTGGTGGACAGGTATCTACTATTAATATTGTCACACGTGTATTCTTACCTAGTCTGGCTACAATGATTGTTCCTCTTGTAATTGTTAGCTTCTACATGAAAGGAGAAATAACTCGACCACAAGTGTCTAATAATGGTAATGATAATTATATCACTCAAAAAGAAAGTCTTTTTATTCTATGTTTAGGTGTTTCTGCACTTCTGTTTGTGCCTGTATTCAAAACAGTAACACACTTACCTCCATATCTGGGCATGTTATTCGGACTGGGCGTTATGTGGGTTGTAACAGAAATTATGCATCGCCACAAAGGTCATGAATCTAAATCCCGTTTAAATGTTACCGGTGTTTTGAAAAAAGTCGACGTTCCAACGGTCTTATTCTTTTTAGGTATTCTATCTGCTGTATCAAGTATGCAGTCAGCGGGTCACCTTGACATTTTAGCTTCATGGTTGGATAAAAACATCCATAACATCTATGTCATCAACCTAATAATTGGAGCTCTCTCATCAGTGGTTGACAATGTTCCTTTAGTCGCTGCAGCTATGGGCATGTATCCGATTGAAGGTATTCAGGCTGTTGGTTATGCTTCAAACTTTGTTCAGGATGGATTATTCTGGGAATTCTTAGCCTATTGTGCCGGAACCGGAGGATCTATGTTAATTATCGGTTCTGCTGCCGGAGTTGCTGCAATGGGAATGGAAAAAATCGATTTCATTTGGTACTTGAAGAAAATCAGTCTTCTCGCTCTAATTGGATACCTTGCTGGTGCAGGTGTTTACATCATCCAGGCTATGATATTGCATTAA
- a CDS encoding translocation/assembly module TamB domain-containing protein, giving the protein MVLILAYLVFLSPRVQTYFCQKIAKSISEKTHTPVTIQGVDFSPFKSIIFKGVYIEDHRKDTLIYVGELNSKLDSINFKSKKAYIGKLNLKQAYFNLYEGKDRVQNLQIFLDSLSNKQEIPDTSVHKKNWVISVSDLDLIDSRFTFLTLEAQKQAFGMNYDDIDVRNIKLQARNIKIIGDSVDFDLKHMSCIEKSGFIIKDFKTHSWITPTQWGMSDATISSPRSVLSAGQILLNYVSGQGYWSHFTKKMQLDFKIRSSKISFEDLAYFNDNLLGFRESGFLSGHVYGTIYDLKGRNINVIYGNHTNFKGRFYLNGLPSIENSYLEADFDELTTSISDLENVYIPNYEGNYIELPRQLDNLGLIRYKGKFNGFINDFVFYGNFKTDQGNIRTDILLKPSLVDNSLSFRGDINTQDFDLGHLLSQEKIGKVSMNVSLKGSSSKKGTQGAMMGNIEKFNFFNYEYKNLSLDGYFADKHFDGKLSLLDPNIEFDFAGKIDFSKETPVVNFDSHLKNAKLFPLHLNTKDELSELNLNLNANFTGDRFDNANGHILIDSIQYKNGRGKFNLDEIKIDSKTTPTLKQFDLKSDLADLNVIGNYELDKLVSSLSNMIYYYLPAYAPDSSYTKIDSTNNFKIDLLIKENSGLIQLIYPNIGLSPNSQLSGEINAKEHSLNLNLHIPSLTYDSKSIEGIKVNLNTNDDKLILKGRSDKLAFSEDYNIFNLSHQIEAQNNHLKYDLNWNNWGAKTYSGSLSAIATVDSKAMGTTPKWEIDLLPSTIILADSTWQINQSHIQIDSTSYSIDQFKISQNQQFFSIDGKISTLPEDIIKCQINNISLKNINTINNSKNLGIDGNTRGYFQLSDFYGDRLTNTDLVLENLTFHNDTIGDLHLKSDWIKNEQKLSLEAYAIHNDKREINIQGSYYPELDSVALSLNLDSMRMNIMRPYLEGNISELEGRLGGFMQVEGPTSLPRINGKLKFLNTSFKIEELQTKYTCNDSIIFTPKEIQFNNFKFYDSENNMAEIYGAIALNNYTKLDLDLALSTNNFKLLNTKITDNELLYGQAFLTGITHLYGSPDDIEIEIDAKTNRDTRIYIPLNKTGDIEKSDFITFIHTFDTGEIEPEKYDIDLSGIKLNCNLEVTPETDIQIIFDSKIGDVLKANGSGNLQLGIDTKGDFKIYGNYTIQTGSYLFTLQNVINKKFDLSNGGTIKWDGDPYSATIDINAVYNVKTTLYDILLNTPYVDNTKKIQVQCNMNLSQQLSNPNIRFDIDFPTLDQQTQSILAALFSTEDEMNKQILSLLVLNRFYTPEYMRSTDANFENKNSSYAVGVTTSELLSNQLSNWLSQISNKFDVGFSYRPGDNITSDEIEFALSTQLFDDKVTINGNLGTNSNSNQNQDNDIVGDFDVNIKLDKKGKLQMKAFTRSNEYLASDASRNTQGVGIFYKEDFNTISELFRKYLSFLRKNNTKKDSE; this is encoded by the coding sequence ATGGTACTTATATTGGCCTATCTTGTATTTTTGAGTCCACGTGTGCAAACCTATTTTTGTCAAAAGATCGCCAAATCAATCTCTGAGAAAACGCATACGCCAGTAACTATTCAAGGTGTCGATTTCTCCCCTTTCAAAAGTATCATTTTTAAAGGTGTCTATATAGAGGATCATAGAAAAGATACTCTCATTTACGTTGGCGAATTGAATTCCAAACTGGATTCAATTAATTTCAAATCGAAGAAAGCGTACATTGGGAAACTCAATTTAAAGCAAGCCTATTTTAATTTATACGAGGGAAAAGATCGAGTACAGAATCTTCAAATTTTCTTAGATTCGCTCTCAAATAAACAAGAAATTCCTGACACATCAGTTCATAAAAAAAACTGGGTCATTAGTGTTTCAGACCTCGATTTAATCGATTCTCGTTTTACTTTCTTAACTCTGGAAGCTCAAAAACAAGCTTTTGGTATGAACTACGACGATATCGATGTCCGAAATATCAAACTTCAAGCTCGAAATATTAAAATCATTGGTGATTCGGTCGATTTTGATCTGAAACACATGAGTTGTATTGAAAAATCAGGTTTTATCATAAAAGATTTCAAAACCCATTCCTGGATTACACCAACACAATGGGGAATGTCAGATGCGACCATTAGCTCCCCAAGAAGTGTACTTTCTGCAGGTCAAATACTTCTGAATTATGTGAGTGGACAAGGCTATTGGAGTCATTTTACGAAAAAAATGCAACTTGACTTCAAGATTAGATCCTCAAAAATTAGTTTTGAAGATTTGGCTTATTTTAATGATAACCTTTTAGGTTTTAGAGAATCTGGATTTTTATCGGGGCATGTTTATGGAACAATTTACGATCTTAAAGGGCGTAATATTAATGTTATATATGGAAATCACACCAATTTTAAGGGACGCTTTTATCTAAATGGCCTTCCATCAATTGAAAACTCCTATCTCGAAGCCGATTTTGATGAATTAACGACCAGCATCTCTGATCTTGAGAATGTTTACATCCCAAATTACGAGGGCAACTACATTGAACTCCCTAGGCAATTAGACAATCTGGGACTCATCCGTTACAAAGGTAAATTCAATGGATTTATCAATGATTTTGTCTTTTATGGAAATTTTAAAACCGATCAGGGAAATATCAGAACAGATATTCTATTAAAACCCAGCTTAGTTGACAACAGCCTAAGTTTTAGAGGTGATATCAACACACAAGATTTCGACCTTGGGCATCTTCTAAGCCAGGAAAAAATCGGCAAAGTTTCTATGAATGTGTCCTTAAAGGGATCAAGTTCAAAAAAAGGAACTCAAGGCGCAATGATGGGTAATATCGAGAAATTCAATTTCTTTAATTACGAATACAAAAACTTATCATTAGATGGCTATTTTGCAGATAAACATTTCGATGGAAAATTATCCCTTTTAGACCCCAATATTGAATTTGACTTTGCAGGAAAAATCGACTTTTCAAAAGAAACGCCAGTCGTTAATTTTGATTCCCATTTAAAAAATGCAAAATTATTCCCTCTCCATTTAAACACGAAGGATGAGCTTTCAGAGCTCAATTTAAACTTAAATGCAAACTTTACAGGGGATCGATTTGATAATGCTAATGGTCATATTTTAATTGATAGTATACAATACAAAAATGGTAGGGGGAAATTCAATTTAGATGAAATTAAAATCGATTCTAAAACCACACCAACACTCAAACAATTTGATTTAAAATCAGATCTGGCCGATCTAAATGTAATAGGGAATTATGAACTTGATAAACTTGTTTCTTCATTATCAAACATGATATATTATTATTTGCCTGCTTATGCCCCTGATTCATCATACACTAAAATAGATTCAACCAATAACTTTAAAATCGATCTTTTGATAAAGGAAAATTCCGGATTAATCCAATTAATTTATCCTAACATAGGCTTATCCCCCAACAGTCAACTAAGTGGTGAAATCAATGCAAAAGAACATTCTTTAAATTTAAACCTACACATTCCATCTTTAACCTACGATTCAAAAAGCATTGAAGGCATAAAAGTCAACTTAAACACGAATGACGACAAACTAATATTAAAAGGACGAAGTGATAAATTAGCTTTTAGTGAAGATTACAACATCTTCAATCTTTCACATCAAATTGAAGCTCAAAACAATCATCTTAAATACGATTTAAACTGGAATAATTGGGGAGCCAAAACATACAGCGGTTCCTTATCAGCTATTGCGACTGTTGATTCTAAAGCAATGGGTACCACTCCAAAATGGGAAATCGATCTTCTTCCAAGCACCATCATTCTAGCTGATAGTACCTGGCAGATTAATCAATCTCACATCCAAATTGACAGTACAAGTTACAGTATTGATCAATTCAAAATCAGTCAGAACCAACAGTTTTTCTCAATCGATGGAAAAATATCAACTTTGCCTGAAGACATCATAAAATGTCAGATTAATAATATCAGCTTAAAGAATATTAATACAATAAACAACAGCAAGAATTTAGGAATTGATGGTAACACCAGAGGGTACTTTCAACTTTCTGATTTTTATGGCGACCGCTTAACCAATACAGACCTTGTATTGGAGAATCTAACATTTCATAATGATACCATTGGAGATTTACATCTTAAAAGTGATTGGATTAAAAATGAGCAGAAACTTTCTTTAGAGGCATATGCCATTCATAATGATAAACGAGAAATAAATATTCAGGGGAGTTATTATCCTGAATTGGATTCTGTTGCTCTAAGTCTCAACTTAGATTCCATGCGAATGAACATTATGCGTCCATATTTGGAAGGAAATATTTCGGAACTCGAAGGTCGTCTTGGCGGTTTTATGCAAGTGGAAGGACCAACAAGTTTACCTCGTATTAATGGGAAACTTAAATTCTTAAACACATCATTTAAAATTGAAGAGTTGCAAACCAAATATACGTGTAATGACAGTATTATTTTCACCCCAAAAGAAATACAGTTTAATAACTTTAAATTTTACGATTCTGAAAATAATATGGCTGAAATTTATGGAGCCATCGCATTAAATAATTACACCAAGTTAGATCTGGATCTTGCCTTAAGCACAAACAATTTTAAACTTCTAAATACAAAGATTACTGATAACGAATTGCTTTACGGACAAGCCTTTCTCACAGGAATCACTCACCTATACGGGTCTCCGGATGATATCGAGATTGAAATAGATGCCAAAACCAATAGAGACACACGTATATACATTCCTCTTAATAAAACAGGGGATATTGAAAAAAGTGATTTTATAACTTTCATCCATACTTTTGATACGGGTGAAATTGAACCTGAGAAATATGATATCGACCTTAGTGGTATTAAACTAAACTGCAACCTGGAAGTTACGCCGGAAACAGATATCCAAATCATTTTCGATTCAAAAATTGGAGATGTTTTAAAGGCAAATGGAAGTGGCAATCTCCAGCTTGGAATTGATACCAAAGGGGATTTTAAAATTTATGGCAACTACACCATTCAAACCGGAAGCTATTTGTTTACACTTCAGAATGTGATCAATAAAAAGTTTGATTTATCGAATGGAGGAACAATCAAATGGGATGGTGATCCCTACAGTGCAACAATTGACATTAATGCCGTTTACAATGTAAAAACAACACTTTACGACATTCTATTAAATACCCCTTACGTTGACAATACTAAAAAGATACAGGTCCAGTGCAATATGAATCTGAGTCAACAACTCAGTAACCCAAATATCCGTTTTGATATTGATTTCCCAACTCTGGACCAACAAACTCAAAGTATCTTAGCAGCACTCTTTTCTACCGAGGATGAAATGAATAAACAAATTCTTTCCTTGCTGGTTTTGAATCGTTTTTACACACCTGAATATATGCGATCAACTGATGCTAATTTTGAGAATAAAAACTCAAGTTATGCCGTTGGTGTCACCACAAGTGAACTGCTTTCAAATCAACTATCCAACTGGTTGAGCCAAATCAGTAATAAATTTGATGTTGGTTTCAGCTACCGACCTGGTGATAATATCACAAGTGATGAGATCGAATTTGCACTTTCGACTCAACTTTTCGACGATAAAGTTACCATTAATGGCAATCTCGGAACGAACTCGAATTCCAATCAGAATCAAGACAATGATATCGTTGGAGACTTTGATGTCAATATAAAATTGGATAAAAAAGGCAAGCTTCAAATGAAAGCTTTTACTCGCTCAAACGAATATTTAGCCTCCGATGCATCTCGAAATACTCAAGGTGTTGGAATTTTTTATAAAGAAGATTTCAATACCATTTCCGAATTATTCAGAAAATACCTAAGCTTTCTAAGAAAAAACAACACGAAGAAAGACTCTGAATAG